Proteins encoded together in one Triticum dicoccoides isolate Atlit2015 ecotype Zavitan chromosome 7B, WEW_v2.0, whole genome shotgun sequence window:
- the LOC119335875 gene encoding protein PHOTOPERIOD-INDEPENDENT EARLY FLOWERING 1-like isoform X1, translating into MASKGPRSKLDHETRPRRKKALEAPREPRKPKVHWDHVLGEMVWLSKEFESERKWKLSMAKKIAQRANMGVVDQATKDEKKQKEGEHRLRKVALNISKDVKKFWTKIEKLVLYKNQLEVEERKKKALDKQLDFLLGQTERYSTMLAENLVDVPHLQTQENGLLQTNVLSKEEVAGPSQTNQLSQEEVAGPSQTNQPSQEEVAGPSQTNQPLQEDVAEPSQTNQPLQEDVAEPSHTNQPLQEDVAEPLHANQPAQEEVAEENINAATPDDLVADTMETDDDYDSSSLNEEQEDDERTIDEDEAQITEAERNEELAALQAEADIPIDDLLKSYLKSQAQAFLVSRESSPANKDTCSNSDLKNSTKDSSNQVNGCNHDSGYTSSDEGNFSEEVDDSHHYAEFVKRNHGKSNGGISGEQEDNDYVCTDEGKDDEATLSEEEDLAKKDGPDPLDEIKLLQKESEIPLEELLARYPKDGYADDVTTELEDSPTHSSEEVNSDMSLDDLPADLELNNDTSENHEIAEVLGTEHVSGNALQLEIVSEPSVQETSVKGDELTDAKVMADEEASVQECSVEEVEMTDAKVMADQETIVQECPVKEDELTDAKVMADEETSVQERSVKEDELTDAKAIADEETGDSVMADAAAAARAAQPTGNTFSTTSVRTKFPFLLKHSLREYQHIGLDWLVAMYEKRLNGILADEMGLGKTIMTISLLAHLACEKGIWGPHLIVVPTSVMLNWETEFLKWCPAFKILTYFGSAKERKQKRQGWMKPNFFHVCITTYRLVIQDSKAFKRKKWKYLILDEAHLIKNWKSQRWQTLLNFNSKRRILLTGTPLQNDLMELWSLMHFLMPHVFQSHQEFKDWFCNPISGMVEGQDKVNKEVIDRLHNVLRPFILRRLKRDVEKQLPQKHEHVIYCRLSRRQRNLYEDFIASSDTQATLSSGNYFGMISIIMQLRKVCNHPDLFEGRPIISSFDMAGIDMQISSSVCMVLDKGPFSQAGLSDMNLVFTQNEFNMTSWEADEVAAVFLPGITSRGSGAEISCSSKAGQRSNGTNIFEEIQKALQEERIKEAKERAASIAWWNRLRCEKRPVYGRNIRELLTIRHPMCDVLEKKNNPSCYMDFSSSLADLVLSSVERFNKMLGFIESFTFAIPAARAATPICWCKKRNSPVLLGPAYREQCMNEFSPILSPIRPAIVRRQVYFPDRRLIQFDCGKLQELAVLLRRLKSEGHRALIFTQMTKMLDTLEEFINLYGYTYLRLDGSTQPEERQTLMQRFNTNPKFFLFILSTRSGGVGVNLVGADTVIFYDSDWNPAMDQQAQDRCHRIGQTREVNIYRLISESTIEENILKKANQKRTLDDLVIQRGCYNTEFFKKLDPMEFFSGHTALNVEEQPRDRSMTAVSSNETGLALSNADVEAAIRQAEDEADYMALKRLEQEEAADNQEFSEEVAGRLEDDELVNEEDTKPDDHTSEEHKHQSSDADKDKNVGLPVNQINEEKALTLAAGDGDMDMLADVKQMAAAAAAAGQASSSFENHLRPIDRYAMRFLELWDPIIDKAAVNYQVNVAEEEWELERIEKLKEDLEAEIDEDQEPLSYESWDVDFATTAYRQQVEALAKKQLLEEQERQALEAAKELEEMNEMASSHRKKSKKKKRKAGKFKSLKKGRVSSESEAMHDETSVDTMSIDDNAPSPELMSDESPHHGSHKRKKMTPRNEEVSSSSRALKKFKKAPKSNFTPESSSHKHSLEGKQLKLMDEVNDSDPKSVRIKSDGRISMPSMPAKRVMVIKPERLKKKGLLWPRDCALDSWTTEEDAVLCGTVHEYGPVWELASDFLHSIPGGAFYRGRYRHPVHCCERFRELFCKYVLSATDNANSEKAPSGAGKAVLKVSEDQTRMLLNVISEIPNNELLLQKHFMAILSSVWRSKCAHESRHVTSVCSSATHKPVRLSENWSMANDKPSFNLVRTALVDAQAQCSRVAIPTSNQEPRRRHLDLVLDFRTDRHAYQADFPSLVNVSILEPDPIRRTVVPVEQSLLSGLPHRHAENRFRIASEACFEGEGSHWASSVHMNDAARHKSGSKSTGKHKAASESGRPPKSKIQRTAEPQEMPALKFDFLRSPRQLLTSAAEFPITQSLSDFGIDDSELTYMEDLPLEETDTEFAPSQYDPVSLAGIEELDPLVDLTDIG; encoded by the exons ATGGCATCAAAAGGTCCCCGGTCGAAGCTAGACCATGAGACAAGACCTAGACGCAAGAAG GCTCTTGAAGCTCCAAGGGAGCCTCGGAAGCCAAAAGTTCACTGGGACCATGTTCTGGGGGAAATGGTTTGGCTGTCAAAG GAGTTTGAATCTGAGAGGAAGTGGAAGTTGTCCATGGCTAAAAAGATTGCTCAAAGGGCCAATATGGGTGTAGTTGACCAAGCAACAAAGGATGAGAAAAAACAGAAG GAGGGGGAACATCGCCTGAGAAAAGTTGCCCTAAATATTTCTAAGGATGTGAAGAAGTTCTGGACCAAAATAGAGAAGTTG GTTCTCTATAAGAATCAGCTAGAGGTTGAGGAAAGGAAGAAAAAGGCCCTCGATAAGCAGCTTGATTTCCTTTTAGGTCAGACTGAAAG ATATTCTACAATGTTGGCTGAAAATCTCGTGGATGTTCCCCATTTGCAAACACAAGAAAATGGACTGTTACAGACAAATGTACTATCCAAGGAGGAAGTAGCAGGACCTTCCCAGACTAATCAACTGTCCCAGGAGGAAGTAGCAGGACCTTCCCAGACTAATCAACCATCCCAGGAGGAAGTGGCAGGACCGTCACAGACTAATCAACCATTGCAGGAGGATGTAGCAGAACCTTCGCAGACTAATCAACCATTGCAGGAGGATGTAGCAGAACCTTCGCACACTAATCAACCATTGCAGGAGGATGTAGCAGAACCTTTGCACGCTAATCAACCAGCGCAGGAGGAAGTAGCTGAGGAGAACATAAATGCAGCAACTCCTGATGATCTAG TTGCAGATACAATGGAAACTGATGATGACTACGATAGCAGCTCCTTGAACGAAGAACAG GAAGATGACGAGCGCACAATTGATGAGGATGAAGCCCAAATCACGGAGGCTGAGCGCAATGAAGAATTAGCTGCATTGCAGGCAGAAGCTGACATACCAATTGATGATCTTCTTAAGTCGTATCTCAAAAGCCAAG CTCAAGCATTCTTAGTTAGCAGGGAAAGCAGTCCAGCTAACAAAGACACTTGCAGCAACTCAGATTTGAAGAATTCAACTAAAG ATTCTTCAAACCAAGTTAATGGCTGTAATCATGATTCTGGTTATACTTCAAGTGACGAAGGCAATTTTTCTGAGGAAGTTGATGATAGCCACCATTATGCTGAGTTTGTGAAGAGGAATCAT GGGAAAAGTAACGGCGGTATCTCTGGTGAGCAG GAGGATAACGATTATGTTTGTACTGATGAAGGAAAG GATGATGAAGCAACTTTATCTGAAGAGGAAGATTTGGCAAAGAAAGATGGCCCTGATCCTTTGGATGAG ATTAAGCTTCTGCAAAAAGAGAGTGAGATCCCACTAGAAGAACTTCTTGCGAGGTACCCAAAG GATGGCTATGCAGATGACGTAACAACAGAACTGGAGGATTCACCCACACATTCTAGCGAAGAGGTTAATAGTGACATGTCTCTGGATGATCTACCTGCGGACTTGGAACTGAACAATgatacgtctgaaaatcatgaaatagCAGAAGTGCTGGGAACTGAGCATGTGAGCGGCAATGCCCTACAACTAGAAATAGTTTCAGAGCCTAGCGTGCAAGAAACCTCTGTTAAAGGAGACGAGCTGACTGATGCTAAGGTGATGGCCGATGAGGAAGCTAGTGTACAAGAATGTTCTGTTGAAGAAGTTGAGATGACCGATGCTAAGGTGATGGCCGATCAGGAAACTATTGTACAAGAATGTCCTGTTAAAGAAGATGAGCTGACTGATGCTAAGGTGATGGCCGATGAGGAAACTAGTGTACAAGAACGTTCTGTTAAAGAAGATGAGCTGACTGATGCTAAGGCGATTGCCGATGAGGAAACTGGTGACAGTGTAAtggctgatgctgctgctgctgcaagaGCAGCACAACCAACTGGGAACACCTTCTCAACAACGAGTGTCCGCACGAAATTCCCATTCCTTCTCAAGCATTCTCTTCGGGAATATCAGCATATTGGGTTGGACTGGTTGGTTGCTATGTATGAAAAGAGGCTGAATGGAATTTTAGCAGATGAAATGGGTTTAGGGAAGACGATCATGACTATCTCCTTGCTAGCACACCTTGCATGTGAGAAGGGGATATGGGGTCCACATCTTATTGTCGTGCCAACCAGTGTTATGTTAAATTGGGAGACAGAATTTCTGAAATGGTGTCCTGCCTTTAAAATACTTACTTATTTTGGAAGTGCAAAGGAGAGAAAGCAGAAACGTCAAGGTTGGATGAAGCCAAATTTTTTCCATGTATGCATCACGACATACAGGCTAGTTATTCAGGACTCCAAAGCGTTCAAGCGAAAGAAGTGGAAGTATCTTATTCTTGATGAGGCTCATCTGATAAAGAACTGGAAATCACAAAGATGGCAGACTCTGCTGAATTTTAATTCGAAACGACGTATTCTGTTGACTGGAACTCCTTTGCAAAATGACCTTATGGAACTTTGGTCTCTCATGCACTTTTTGATGCCACATGTATTCCAGTCTCACCAAGAGTTCAAGGATTGGTTCTGCAATCCAATATCAGGAATGGTGGAGGGCCAAGACAAGGTAAACAAGGAAGTTATCGATCGGTTGCACAATGTCCTCCGCCCATTTATATTACGGCGATTGAAACGAGATGTTGAGAAACAGTTACCACAGAAGCATGAGCATGTCATATATTGCCGACTTTCCAGAAGGCAAAGAAACTTGTATGAAGATTTTATTGCCAGCTCAGATACACAAGCAACACTGTCAAGTGGCAACTATTTTGGTATGATTAGCATCATTATGCAACTCAGAAAGGTCTGTAACCATCCGGATCTTTTTGAAGGCCGCCCAATTATCAGCTCATTTGACATGGCAGGGATTGACATGCAGATCAGCTCTTCTGTTTGCATGGTCCTGGATAAGGGCCCATTTTCTCAGGCTGGTCTGTCTGATATGAACCTTGTGTTTACTCAAAATGAATTTAATATGACTTCTTGGGAGGCGGATGAGGTTGCTGCTGTCTTTCTTCCAGGCATCACCTCTAGGGGCTCTGGTGCAGAGATTTCTTGCTCTAGCAAggctggtcagagaagtaatggaacaaatatttttgaagaaattcagaAAGCCTTGCAGGAGGAGAGaattaaagaggccaaagaaagAGCAGCTTCAATTGCTTGGTGGAATAGGTTGAGATGCGAGAAGAGGCCTGTTTATGGTAGAAACATTAGAGAGCTTCTGACCATAAGACATCCTATGTGTGATGTTCTTGAGAAGAAGAACAACCCTTCATGCTACATGGATTTTTCATCGAGTCTAGCAGATCTTGTTCTTTCATCTGTGGAACGCTTCAATAAAATGCTTGGCTTTATTGAATCATTTACTTTTGCAATTCCTGCTGCACGGGCTGCTACTCCTATTTGCTGGTGCAAAAAAAGGAATTCACCTGTTCTTCTTGGACCAGCTTACAGAGAACAATGTATGAATGAGTTCTCGCCCATTCTCTCCCCTATAAGGCCTGCAATTGTTCGCCGTCAAGTGTACTTCCCGGACAGGCGCTTGATCCAGTTTGACTGTGGGAAGTTGCAGGAGCTTGCTGTCTTGCTGAGACGTTTGAAGTCAGAAGGACACAGAGCCTTGATATTTACTCAGATGACCAAGATGCTTGATACTTTGGAGGAATTCATTAATTTGTATGGCTATACATATTTGAGGTTAGATGGTTCTACCCAGCCAGAAGAGAGGCAGACACTAATGCAGAGGTTCAATACAAACCCGaagttttttcttttcattttatccACTCGCAGTGGCGGTGTGGGAGTCAACCTAGTAGGGGCAGACACTGTTATATTCTATGACAGTGACTGGAACCCTGCAATGGATCAACAAGCCCAAGACAGATGCCACAGGATAGGACAAACACGTGAAGTTAACATCTATAGGCTAATTAGTGAGAGCACTATAGAGGAGAATATTCTCAAGAAAGCAAATCAGAAGCGAACACTTGATGATTTAGTGATACAACGCGGTTGTTACAATACAGAGTTCTTCAAGAAGCTAGACCCTATGGAATTTTTTTCTGGGCACACAGCTCTTAATGTCGAAGAACAGCCGAGGGATCGCTCTATGACTGCTGTATCCTCAAATGAAACTGGTCTGGCTCTGTCAAATGCAGATGTTGAAGCAGCTATTAGACAGGCAGAAGACGAAGCTGACTATATGGCTCTCAAAAGGTTGGAGCAGGAAGAGGCTGCAGACAATCAAGAATTCAGTGAGGAGGTTGCTGGAAGGCTAGAGGATGATGAGCTTGTAAATGAGGAGGATACAAAACCTGATGATCACACCAGTGAAGAGCATAAACATCAAAGTTCTGATGCGGATAAGGATAAAAATGTTGGTTTACCTGTGAACCAAATAAATGAAGAAAAGGCTCTTACATTGGCTGCAGGTGATGGAGATATGGATATGCTTGCTGATGTTAAGCAAATGGCTGCTGCAGCAGCTGCAGCAGGACAAGCGAGTTCATCTTTTGAAAATCACCTTCGGCCAATAGATAGATATGCAATGCGGTTTTTGGAGCTCTGGGATCCAATAATTGACAAAGCTGCTGTAAATTATCAGGTGAATGTTGCAGAGGAAGAATGGGAACTTGAACGCATTGAAAAACTCAAAGAAGATTTAGAAGCAGAAATTGATGAAGACCAGGAACCACTATCTTATGAGT CATGGGATGTTGATTTCGCTACTACAGCGTATCGCCAACAGGTTGAGGCTCTAGCTAAAAAGCAG TTGTTGGAAGAACAGGAAAGACAAGCTCTTGAAGCAGCCAAAGAGCTAGAGGAAATGAATGAAATGGCAAG CAGTCACCGCAAAAagtcaaagaagaagaaaaggaaggcaggcAAGTTTAAGTCTTTAAAAAAAGGACGTGTGTCATCTGAGTCAGAGGCCATGCATGATGAAACGTCTGTAgatactatgagtattgatgacaatGCACCCTCGCCAGAGCTTATGAGTGATGAATCACCACATCATGGTTCACATAAGCGTAAAAAGATGACACCTAGAAATGAGGAAGTGAGCAGCAGTAGCAGAGCCCTGAAGAAGTTCAAGAAAGCCCCTAAATCGAACTTCACTCCTGAGTCCTCATCACATAAGCACTCGCTCGAAGGCAAGCAACTCAAGTTGATGGATGAAGTGAATGATTCTGATCCAAAGTCGGTGAGAATTAAGAGTGATGGCCGGATTTCCATGCCCTCCATGCCAGCAAAACGTGTTATGGTAATTAAGcctgagaggttgaagaagaagggTCTTTTGTGGCCTCGAGATTGTGCTTTAGATTCGTGGACTACCGAGGAAGATGCAGTTCTTTGTGGAACTGTACATGAGTACGGTCCTGTTTGGGAACTGGCTAGTGACTTTCTTCATTCCATACCTGGTGGTGCATTTTATAGGGGAAGATATCGTCATCCTGTACATTGCTGTGAGAGATTCCGAGAATTATTCTGCAAATATGTATTGTCAGCTACTGACAATGCAAACAGTGAGAAGGCTCCTTCTGGTGCCGGGAAGGCTGTCTTGAAAGTATCTGAG GATCAAACTCGGATGTTGCTGAATGTGATCAGTGAAATTCCTAACAACGAGTTGCTTCTCCAGAAACATTTCATGGCCATACTTTCTTCTGTTTGGAGATCAAAATGTGCTCATGAGTCCCGACATGTTACAAGTGTTTGTTCTAGTGCAACCCATAAGCCTGTTAGATTGAGTGAGAACTGGTCCATGGCAAACGACAAGCCATCATTTAATCTGGTAAGGACAGCCCTCGTAGACGCACAGGCCCAATGTTCAAGAGTGgcaataccaacaagcaaccaggaACCTCGCCGGAGGCATTTAGATTTAGTATTGGATTTCCGGACAGATCGACATGCTTACCAGGCTGACTTTCCATCTTTAGTGAATGTGTCCATTCTAGAACCAGATCCTATTAGACGCACTGTTGTGCCGGTGGAACAATCACTGCTGTCTGGGCTTCCTCATAGACATGCTGAGAACAGATTCAG GATAGCATCAGAAGCTTGTTTTGAAGGGGAAGGTTCTCACTGGGCATCATCTGTCCACATGAATGATGCTGCTCGACATAAATCTGGTTCAAAGTCCACAGGAAAACACAAAGCAGCTTCAGAATCGGGAAGACCACCGAAATCGAAAATTCAGAGGACGGCTGAACCGCAGGAAATGCCGGCTTTGAAGTTTGATTTTCTCCGATCCCCCCGGCAACTGTTGACAAGTGCAGCTGAGTTCCCCATCACACAGTCCCTATCCGACTTTGGCATCGATGATTCTGAGTTGACCTACATGGAGGATCTTCCTCTAGAAGAGACTGACACTGAGTTTGCCCCGTCCCAGTATGACCCAGTTTCCCTTGCTGGTATCGAGGAGTTGGATCCTCTTGTGGATTTgacagacattggatga